Proteins from a single region of Sandaracinaceae bacterium:
- a CDS encoding FadR family transcriptional regulator, protein MATPRSKPRRSAADTATTRLRRRILSGELPAGSALPGERELSETLGVSRLTLRTALTRLEAEGLVRSSHGAATRVQDYRATGGLPLLGHLAEQELARGQMPLGLLRDILELRRLLAVEVLALVAERATREELNALRADLRMLREHSADQLSFMALDLAFARRVVVGTHNVALTLLYNTIERLVEANPLARPAFLANTDNTLAVYEKLVDLLDQRDVERVRSVSRSLLLRMDRRTLLELDPSGVASKMPAEGSEVSTTRGVSGRVGEAWVKKEVS, encoded by the coding sequence ATGGCGACCCCACGTTCCAAGCCTCGGAGATCTGCCGCCGACACTGCCACCACGCGGTTGCGGCGGCGCATCCTCTCGGGAGAGCTGCCCGCAGGGTCGGCCCTGCCGGGGGAACGCGAGCTCTCCGAGACCCTGGGGGTCAGCCGGCTGACGTTGCGTACGGCGCTCACTCGCCTCGAAGCCGAAGGACTGGTGCGCTCCTCCCACGGGGCCGCTACGCGCGTCCAGGACTACCGGGCGACGGGCGGGCTGCCGCTGCTGGGGCACCTCGCGGAGCAGGAGCTCGCGCGCGGCCAGATGCCGCTCGGACTCCTGCGCGACATCCTCGAGCTGCGGCGTCTGCTCGCGGTCGAGGTGCTGGCGCTGGTGGCCGAGCGCGCGACGCGAGAGGAGCTCAACGCGCTACGCGCCGATCTCCGCATGCTGCGTGAGCACAGCGCCGACCAGCTGAGCTTCATGGCGCTCGACCTGGCCTTCGCGCGCAGGGTGGTCGTCGGCACCCACAACGTCGCGCTCACGCTGCTGTACAACACCATCGAGCGCTTGGTGGAGGCGAACCCGCTCGCGCGGCCGGCGTTCCTCGCCAACACGGACAACACGCTCGCGGTGTACGAGAAGCTCGTGGATCTGCTGGACCAGCGCGACGTCGAGCGGGTCCGCAGCGTGTCGCGCAGCCTCCTGCTGCGCATGGACCGGCGCACGCTCCTCGAGCTGGACCCGAGCGGTGTCGCGTCCAAGATGCCGGCCGAGGGGTCCGAGGTTTCCACCACACGCGGCGTGTCCGGAAGAGTGGGTGAGGCGTGGGTGAAGAAGGAGGTGTCCTGA
- a CDS encoding GMC family oxidoreductase produces MMVRFEIDDVADFVVVGTGAGGATAARVLSAAGHSVVMLEEGGWLRSQERPRDMVGAMADAMRDAGAQATRDAAPMPLLQGVAVGGSTAINSGIIWRLPEDVREEWAREHGLSELVDARALDGAFDAIERDLEVSETADELLGRNGALMRQAAEARGLPGRAMVRNSKRCEGSGECLQGCRTEARRSMDVSYVPMALRDGARLHTHCRVHSVERRWGRAVGVVGDVLDAQRKPRARFRVRARRGVIVAAGVLHTPLILLRSGLRGPVGQRFQAHPGSAVVGRFSEPVGRGPGATQAYEIPMRAQGFKIESLAMPPEMLSARLPGVGAEWLERLAHLDHHAHWVAQCRFEAHGRVRVGFDGRPAVTYHPTARDVRVLLDGLALVAELLFEVGAQEVYPGVHGVPEVLRSIDEVRALRNPALARGDLHMVASHLFGTAVAGRSARASVVDPALEAHALRGLFVMDASVFPTNLGVNPQHSIMGVVHRASSQLANRERVGGRRRAS; encoded by the coding sequence ATGATGGTGCGCTTCGAGATCGATGATGTGGCGGACTTCGTGGTGGTCGGCACGGGGGCAGGCGGGGCCACGGCCGCGCGGGTCCTGAGCGCCGCAGGACACTCGGTGGTCATGCTCGAGGAAGGAGGCTGGCTGCGCTCGCAGGAGCGCCCACGCGACATGGTCGGTGCCATGGCCGACGCCATGCGCGACGCCGGCGCACAGGCCACGCGTGACGCGGCGCCCATGCCGCTGCTGCAAGGGGTCGCCGTGGGCGGCAGCACCGCGATCAACAGTGGCATCATCTGGCGTCTGCCCGAGGACGTACGTGAGGAGTGGGCGCGCGAACATGGGCTCTCGGAGTTGGTCGATGCCCGTGCGCTCGATGGCGCGTTCGACGCGATCGAGCGCGACCTCGAAGTGAGTGAGACGGCCGACGAGCTCTTGGGGCGCAACGGCGCGCTGATGAGGCAGGCGGCCGAGGCGCGTGGCCTCCCGGGCCGCGCGATGGTGCGCAACTCCAAGCGCTGTGAGGGCAGCGGCGAGTGCTTGCAAGGCTGCCGCACCGAGGCGCGCCGCAGCATGGACGTGAGCTACGTGCCCATGGCGCTACGAGACGGCGCGCGCCTGCACACGCACTGCCGCGTCCACTCGGTCGAGCGCCGCTGGGGCCGCGCCGTCGGTGTGGTGGGGGATGTGCTCGACGCGCAGCGCAAGCCGCGAGCGCGCTTCCGTGTGCGCGCGCGGCGCGGCGTGATCGTGGCTGCGGGCGTGCTCCACACGCCCCTGATCCTGCTGCGCTCTGGCTTGCGTGGGCCTGTCGGGCAGCGCTTCCAGGCGCACCCGGGGTCCGCCGTGGTGGGACGCTTCTCCGAGCCGGTCGGGAGGGGACCCGGTGCTACGCAGGCCTACGAGATCCCCATGCGTGCGCAAGGCTTCAAGATCGAGTCGTTGGCGATGCCCCCAGAGATGCTCTCCGCGCGGCTCCCGGGGGTCGGCGCCGAGTGGCTCGAGCGCCTCGCGCACCTCGACCACCACGCCCACTGGGTGGCGCAGTGCCGCTTCGAGGCGCACGGGCGCGTGCGTGTTGGGTTCGATGGCCGGCCCGCGGTCACCTATCACCCCACCGCGCGTGATGTTCGGGTGCTGCTCGATGGGCTCGCGCTCGTGGCCGAGCTCTTGTTCGAAGTCGGCGCCCAGGAGGTCTATCCCGGAGTGCACGGGGTCCCTGAGGTGCTGCGGAGCATCGACGAGGTGCGCGCGCTGAGAAACCCCGCCCTGGCGCGCGGCGACCTCCACATGGTCGCCTCGCATCTCTTTGGGACCGCGGTGGCCGGTCGCTCAGCCCGCGCAAGCGTCGTGGACCCGGCCCTCGAGGCGCACGCGCTTCGCGGGCTGTTCGTGATGGACGCTAGCGTGTTCCCGACCAACCTCGGCGTGAACCCCCAGCACAGCATCATGGGCGTGGTCCACCGCGCGAGCTCCCAGCTGGCCAATCGCGAGCGCGTCGGGGGGAGGCGCCGGGCGAGCTGA